From Pseudomonas asiatica, the proteins below share one genomic window:
- a CDS encoding FKBP-type peptidyl-prolyl cis-trans isomerase, whose product MSELNLSTDETRVSYGIGRQLGGQLRDNPPPGVSLEAILAGLTDAFNGADSRVSEADLSASFKVIREVMQAEAAAKAEAAAAAGKAFLVENAKRDGITTLASGLQFEVLTAGEGAKPTREDNVRTHYHGTLIDGTVFDSSYDRGQPAEFPVGGVIAGWTEALQLMNAGSKWRLYVPSELAYGAQGVGSIPPHSVLVFDVELLDVL is encoded by the coding sequence ATGTCCGAACTCAACCTGTCCACCGACGAAACGCGCGTCAGCTACGGCATCGGCCGTCAGCTGGGCGGCCAGCTGCGCGACAACCCGCCACCGGGCGTCAGCCTGGAAGCCATCCTGGCTGGCCTGACCGATGCCTTCAACGGCGCCGACAGCCGCGTCAGCGAAGCCGACCTGTCGGCCAGCTTCAAGGTCATCCGCGAAGTGATGCAAGCCGAAGCAGCTGCCAAGGCTGAAGCCGCTGCTGCCGCTGGCAAGGCATTCCTGGTCGAGAACGCCAAGCGTGACGGCATCACCACCCTGGCTTCGGGCCTGCAGTTCGAAGTACTGACCGCAGGTGAAGGCGCCAAGCCGACCCGCGAAGACAACGTGCGCACCCACTACCACGGCACCCTGATCGACGGCACTGTGTTCGACAGCTCCTACGATCGTGGTCAGCCGGCTGAATTCCCGGTAGGTGGTGTGATCGCTGGCTGGACCGAAGCCCTGCAGCTGATGAACGCTGGCAGCAAATGGCGCCTGTACGTGCCGAGCGAACTGGCCTACGGCGCCCAAGGCGTTGGCAGCATCCCGCCGCACAGCGTGCTGGTGTTCGACGTCGAGCTGCTCGACGTTCTGTAA
- a CDS encoding PA4570 family protein, which yields MTYLIDAWLDRPHPYLRILHRETGEVCAVLEEEALDELRDQGDLDMSGLNSSEPGVLKELVRNLFLFCYARALRPGGTDWN from the coding sequence ATGACTTATCTGATCGACGCCTGGCTGGACCGCCCTCACCCCTACCTGCGCATTCTTCATCGGGAAACCGGCGAAGTGTGCGCGGTGCTTGAAGAAGAAGCACTCGACGAGCTGCGTGACCAGGGCGACCTGGACATGAGCGGGCTGAATTCGAGTGAACCGGGGGTACTCAAGGAGCTGGTGCGGAATCTGTTTCTGTTCTGCTATGCGCGGGCGTTGCGCCCCGGGGGGACAGACTGGAACTGA
- a CDS encoding zinc ribbon domain-containing protein YjdM produces MSTLPPCPKCNSEYTYEDGTQLICPECAHEWSASGDAEAASDEVVKKDSVGNILQDGDTVTVIKDLKVKGSSLVVKVGTKVKNIRLCDGDHDIDCKIDGIGAMKLKSEFVRKV; encoded by the coding sequence GTGAGCACTCTGCCACCCTGCCCGAAATGCAACTCCGAATACACCTATGAGGATGGCACGCAGCTGATCTGCCCTGAATGCGCCCACGAGTGGTCGGCCAGCGGCGACGCCGAAGCGGCCAGCGACGAGGTGGTGAAGAAGGACTCGGTCGGCAACATCCTGCAGGATGGCGACACCGTCACCGTGATCAAGGACCTCAAGGTCAAGGGCTCGTCCCTGGTGGTCAAGGTCGGCACCAAGGTCAAGAACATCCGCCTGTGCGACGGCGACCACGACATCGACTGCAAGATCGACGGCATCGGCGCCATGAAGCTGAAGTCCGAGTTCGTACGCAAGGTCTGA
- a CDS encoding polyprenyl synthetase family protein — protein MQPQSFYRAVADDFSAVDEIIKKQLTSRVPLVSKIGDYITSAGGKRLRPLLVLLCGKALGREGDDLRLLAATIEFLHTATLLHDDVVDMSGMRRGRSTANALWGNAPSVLVGDFLYSRSFEMMVELGSMPVMQILSKATRVIAEGEVLQLSRVRDASTTEEVYMEVIRGKTAMLFEASTHSAAALAEATDEQREALRTFGDHLGVAFQLVDDLLDYKGDSQTLGKNVGDDLAEGKPTLPLIYTMREGTAEQAALVRQAIQKGGLEDLEQIRVAVEESGALKYTAELARDYVKRAIQCLEVLPASEFRDALVELSEFAVARTH, from the coding sequence ATGCAACCCCAATCCTTCTACCGCGCGGTGGCTGATGATTTCAGCGCCGTCGACGAGATCATCAAGAAGCAGCTGACCTCGCGCGTGCCGCTGGTATCGAAGATCGGCGACTATATCACGTCCGCCGGTGGCAAGCGCCTGCGCCCCCTGCTGGTGCTGCTGTGTGGCAAGGCCCTGGGCCGCGAAGGCGACGACCTGCGCCTGCTGGCTGCCACCATCGAATTCCTGCACACCGCTACCCTGCTGCACGACGACGTGGTCGACATGTCCGGCATGCGCCGTGGCCGCTCCACCGCCAATGCCCTGTGGGGCAACGCGCCGAGCGTGCTGGTGGGTGACTTCCTCTATTCGCGCTCGTTCGAGATGATGGTCGAACTGGGCTCGATGCCGGTCATGCAGATCCTGTCCAAGGCCACCCGCGTGATTGCCGAAGGTGAGGTGCTGCAGCTGTCGCGGGTACGCGACGCCAGCACCACCGAGGAAGTCTACATGGAGGTCATCCGCGGCAAGACCGCGATGCTGTTCGAGGCTTCGACCCACAGCGCCGCCGCGCTGGCCGAAGCAACCGACGAACAGCGCGAGGCCTTGCGTACCTTCGGTGACCACCTGGGCGTGGCGTTCCAGCTGGTCGACGACCTGCTGGACTACAAGGGTGACTCGCAGACCCTGGGCAAGAACGTCGGTGACGACCTGGCCGAAGGCAAGCCTACCCTGCCGCTGATCTACACCATGCGCGAAGGCACCGCCGAACAGGCTGCGCTGGTGCGCCAGGCGATCCAAAAGGGTGGCCTGGAAGACCTGGAGCAGATTCGCGTGGCAGTCGAGGAGTCGGGTGCTCTGAAGTACACGGCGGAGCTTGCGCGTGACTATGTGAAGCGTGCCATCCAGTGCCTGGAAGTGCTGCCGGCCAGCGAATTTCGTGATGCGCTGGTCGAGTTGAGCGAGTTTGCTGTCGCGCGTACTCACTGA
- the rplU gene encoding 50S ribosomal protein L21 has product MSYAVIVTGGKQYKVAEGEFLKIEKLEVATGESVTFDRVLLVANGEEVTIGAPVVAGAKVVAEVVSQGRHDKVRIIKFRRRKHHMKRMGHRQWFTEIKITGIQA; this is encoded by the coding sequence ATGTCTTACGCAGTAATCGTTACCGGCGGCAAGCAGTACAAAGTCGCTGAAGGTGAATTCCTCAAGATCGAAAAACTGGAAGTCGCCACTGGCGAATCCGTGACCTTCGATCGCGTCCTGCTGGTCGCCAACGGTGAAGAAGTCACCATCGGTGCTCCAGTTGTTGCTGGCGCTAAAGTAGTGGCCGAAGTCGTTTCGCAAGGCCGCCACGACAAGGTTCGCATCATCAAGTTCCGTCGTCGTAAGCACCACATGAAGCGTATGGGCCACCGCCAGTGGTTCACCGAGATCAAAATCACCGGTATCCAGGCTTAA
- the rpmA gene encoding 50S ribosomal protein L27: protein MAHKKAGGSTRNGRDSESKRLGVKMYGGQVIKPGNIIVRQRGTEFHAGYGVGMGKDHTLFAKIEGVIKFEKKGEFMRRYVSIVAA from the coding sequence ATGGCTCACAAGAAGGCTGGTGGTAGTACTCGTAACGGTCGCGACTCAGAATCGAAACGCCTTGGCGTGAAGATGTATGGCGGCCAGGTTATCAAGCCAGGCAACATCATCGTCCGCCAGCGCGGCACCGAATTCCACGCTGGCTACGGTGTTGGCATGGGCAAGGATCACACCTTGTTCGCCAAGATCGAAGGCGTGATCAAGTTCGAGAAAAAAGGCGAGTTCATGCGCCGTTACGTGAGCATCGTCGCCGCTTAA
- the cgtA gene encoding Obg family GTPase CgtA, translating into MKFVDEVSIRVKAGDGGNGCMSFRREKFIENGGPNGGDGGDGGSVYMIADENLNTLVDYRYTRHHEAQRGANGGSTDCTGKKGDDLYLRVPVGTTVIDASTQEVIGDLVTPGQKLMVAQGGWHGLGNTRFKSSTNRAPRQTTPGKPGDQRDLKMEMKVLADVGLLGLPNAGKSTFIRSVSAAKPKVADYPFTTLVPNLGVVSVDRWKSFVIADIPGLIEGASEGAGLGIRFLKHLARTRVLLHLVDMAPLDGSSPADAAEVIVNELTRFSPSLAERERWLVLNKADMVMDDERDERVKEVVERLQWEGPVYVISAISKQGTEKLSHDLMRYLEDRADRLANDPAYAEELADLDQRIEDEARAQLQALDDARTLRRTGVKSVHDIGDDDGWDDDFEDDEDGPEIIYVRD; encoded by the coding sequence ATGAAGTTTGTTGACGAAGTATCCATTCGGGTCAAGGCCGGTGACGGTGGCAACGGTTGCATGAGCTTCCGTCGCGAGAAATTCATCGAGAACGGTGGCCCCAACGGTGGTGACGGTGGCGACGGTGGTTCGGTGTACATGATCGCCGACGAAAACCTCAACACCCTGGTCGACTATCGCTACACCCGTCACCACGAGGCCCAGCGTGGCGCCAACGGCGGCAGCACCGACTGCACCGGCAAGAAAGGCGACGACCTGTACCTGCGCGTGCCGGTCGGCACTACCGTGATCGACGCCTCCACCCAGGAAGTGATCGGTGACCTGGTCACCCCGGGCCAGAAACTGATGGTCGCCCAGGGCGGCTGGCACGGTTTGGGCAACACCCGCTTCAAGTCCAGCACCAACCGTGCACCGCGCCAGACCACCCCGGGCAAGCCAGGTGACCAGCGTGACCTGAAGATGGAAATGAAAGTGCTGGCTGACGTCGGCCTGCTGGGCCTGCCGAATGCCGGCAAGAGCACCTTCATTCGCTCGGTTTCGGCCGCCAAGCCGAAAGTGGCCGACTACCCGTTCACCACCCTGGTGCCGAACCTGGGTGTGGTCAGCGTCGACCGCTGGAAGAGCTTCGTCATCGCCGACATTCCCGGCCTGATCGAAGGTGCTTCCGAGGGCGCCGGCCTGGGTATCCGCTTCCTCAAGCACCTGGCGCGTACCCGCGTACTGCTGCACCTGGTGGACATGGCGCCGCTGGACGGAAGCAGCCCGGCCGATGCCGCCGAAGTCATCGTCAACGAGCTGACCCGCTTCAGCCCGTCGCTGGCCGAGCGTGAGCGCTGGCTGGTGCTGAACAAGGCCGACATGGTCATGGATGACGAGCGCGACGAGCGGGTCAAGGAAGTGGTCGAGCGCCTGCAGTGGGAGGGCCCGGTCTACGTGATTTCGGCCATCTCCAAGCAGGGCACCGAAAAGCTCAGCCACGACCTGATGCGCTACCTCGAAGACCGCGCCGACCGCCTGGCCAACGACCCGGCCTACGCCGAAGAGCTGGCCGACCTCGACCAGCGCATCGAAGACGAAGCCCGTGCCCAGCTGCAGGCCCTGGACGACGCCCGTACCCTGCGTCGTACTGGTGTCAAGAGCGTGCACGACATCGGCGACGATGACGGTTGGGACGATGATTTCGAGGACGACGAAGACGGCCCGGAAATCATTTACGTGCGCGACTGA